The window CATGGTTCATTTTATGATGAGTTTatctgatctaccagtaacattctggggatacgctttATATACAGCAACTTACTtacttaatagagtaccttccaagtcattTCCACAGACGCCCTTTGAGATGTGGCGTGGGAGAAAGCCAAGTCATAATCacgttaagatttggggttgtgaagcatatgtcaataagcttgaagctactaagcttaaAGCGAGATCAGttaggtgctattttgtgggatatcctagagaagctatgggatatgagttttACCATCCTAATGACCTGAAAGtgtttgtcgccagaactgctaagtttctagaggacgaatttgttctcaaatgaCCTAGAAGTAaaaagatggaaattaatgagattaataatgaaccataaacaagcactcgacaagttgataGCCTTGTTCCTGAACCCCAAGCTTTATGTAGATCTAAAAGGGTCAGCAAGCCACCTCAAATGTGGTGCCCGTCTAGCTGCATAATGCCATATTTCTAGAAGAACTTCACCAAATATTTACCTACAAATTACAGGCCGTTGTCTGTGACgatggattgagggatgccGAATTAgaaaatgatgttcctccatattaAACGCTCTATGTCCGTTTGAGTTATGGTTGTCATGggttttgcttccacccatttggtgaagtagtcggttgtcacgatcatcatgcctttgccgCCAGTAGTAAGCAGCATTGGCCCTACCAAGTCGATTGCCTACTGCATGAACGGCCAAGGACTTGTTTGCGGATGTAGTTCGCTGGTAGACAATACTGGTACCAGTTTGTAATGTTTGCAGCGgtcgcacttttgtactaacttctTAGCGTCTTGATGCATAGAAGGCCCGTAATAGCCAACATTAAGAGCCTTTTGTGCTAAGGATTGGCCTccggagtgatttccacaaacactTTCATGGATTGAACTTAGAATCTTTAGGTCGTCGGGATATGCtaggcagcggagatgtggtccaGTGTAGGATCCTTAGACGAGAAtgtcgttccacatgtagtagcgtgcAGCATTTgtttggagctttctagactccaaTCTTTCCATGGGGAGCATGCCATTGACTAGGTAGTCTATAATGAAATCTTGCCAGCTTAGAAttgtactaacctgtgacacctcTGCTGCTGTCTTCGCCTCTAtacttggcttgtctagatattccaccAGAATTGAACATTTCAGTTAATGGTCGAGGGAGAAGCCTAGGCTGGTTAGCACGTCCACATGGGCGTTGTCTATCCGTGAAACttgagtgagggtgtaagtctgaaatgcttTAAGTTGCTTTCGTGCCTTCTCTAAGTATTGTGCCACCTTTGGATGTTTTACCATGTATTCCCCattagtctggctggtgattagctgggaatcaaaATGAATTTCAAGCTTTTTCACTGCCAAGTCTTTCACCATTTAGAGGCCTGCTAATAGGGCTTCGTACTCTACTTAGTTGTTGGATGCTTTAAAGCCTAAAGTGTTTGCCTGCTTGAGCATCAAACCATTTGGGGTGATAAGGAATGCCTGCTTTCGAGCTGTAAAAATATCACCTATCAAATGtttcaaatatctaatgatagatggtgaatcaaaaccacataaattcctaatctgcgctgaggtcccattttagtgcgttATGGAGGTGCAATAAGCACATAAACAGGACAACCAAAAAACTCGTAAAAATGTCATGTTTGGCTGATGCCTAAACATGAGTTGTACTGAGGAGTATTGAtggttggctataggtctcGATCAAACTAATGATACAGcatgtaagatggcatgtccctaagtaaaaactcacaattttgttttcatgagcaaaGCGCGAGTTAATAATTGAAGTCGCTTGATAAATGCTTatactaaaccattttgagtatggacatgaggaatgGGGTGTTCAACATTAATGCCTAgtgtcatgcagtaatcatcaaaagtTTGATACGTAAATTCACTagcgttatcaagtcggattgacTTAATAGGGTAATCTTGGAACCGTGCTCATAATTTAATTATCTAAGCAAGAAGTCTAGtaaaagctacatttcgagtagataagaggcaaacatgtgaccattggGTAGATACATCAACCAAAGCCACAAAATAttgaaatggtccacaaggtggttgaataggcccacaaatatccccttgaattctttgcaaaaatgatgggatTCAACATTAATCTTTAATTgagatggtctaattaccaaccttccttgagaacaagccttgcaagggttatctTTTGATATAACAACGTGTTTGCTCAATAATGAATGTCTATTAGAGTTGAtaatgattctacgcatcatgATGGATCTTGGATGACCCAGACGgccatgccaaagcatgtaaatttttttatcaatgaacttctggttcatgacaatATGtgcttcaattatctttatgtatgtataatacaatccacttgataaaccatgcaacttctccaatgTATGCTTTTGGGTATCATTAAAGGTAATGCACAGATTtccacattttctgcacttttagtttcaatgtggtatccatttaaacgtatgtctttaaaactcaacaaatttcaagTAGATCGAGTAGCACACAATGCattttgtatggacaatattgttccatttggtaacataatctggcCTTTTTCCtaagccttcaattacatcatattggcctgatattgttgttacctttacttttatAAACATTAAGTTTGAGAAATATTTTTGATCTCAAAGTATTGTATGCGTGGTGGCGCTGTCTGCAAGATAAATATCTCTATCATTgctcttgttttgagaataaccatagtttttatccatgccCTTTGAGTAAGGGAAACAtagttaaaaataatttattcataacaaaagaaaattgaaataccacttttattgaattgaaatacgAGCTTTAGACTACAAGTTTACATAATAAgagtacattaaacataaaaatgaTACAATCGGACCGAGAGGCTGTAGTTCCAACTCCAATGTCTGAAGAGAGATTCGAAGATATTCGCCCAAGAACAACCACTCCTGTGGTGTACGGAAGGCGTGGACTCCGCGAACGTCCCAAAGTGGATTCTAGGGGAAGGGCAGAGCCTCACCTTGCAGTATGAAGGTGGTCGTTGCTGGGACGGGTTCAAACAGGACTGAATGGAGGATAAATTCAATACTCCGATCTTACTGGGGATTCTCTGCTGTTATTCTTCCTTCAACCTGTACACAAGCCAAGGCTTCTTGAAATGCCTTACAATCTAGTGGGGTTTTGGTGGAGGGTGAAGACCTGGATAAAGAGGGACCTATTGCATTTAAGTCAGCCCAATGGTGGAGCTAGCAGCAGCGATTGGGTTTAAAGCAATATGCTCTGATGAACTAGGCCATGCTTGCCAAGGCTATACCCACCGCCCCTACTTAGCTCTGCTTTTTGTGCTTAGCTTCATTCCCTCGTAGCGTGCGGCGGAACGCTCTTTCTCAGGGCTCACCGCTTGCTTCTTATGACCTCACTTGTCACCATCAGGCTTAAGTGCTAGCTCAAAGTAGTAACTGTCCCCGCAGACAGAATAATAACATTGAAATAGCTTACTTTACTTTATAGGGGTTTGGGGTTTTTCCTATTATTATTCCTCAGTTTAAGTTAAGCTAGCGATGGGAATAAGAAAGGCTAGGTAGCTGGCTTTCTTGGGATTACTCGCTGGCTGACTATGACGATTGCCCTTACTCGAAAGCCGTTTTTAtacttcattccctctttccACAATGAAGTCTGAAACATCCAGGTGGGTTGTGTTCGATTGCCCTGATAAATTGAACACTAGATTAGATatatccattggtttagcctggtTGATGAAATTGGTTTCGACACTCTTCTCCTTAAGAGAGGCTTGATACATGTCGaccagatgttttggggtacAACATGTATGTGCCCAGTGCCCATTGCACCGACCTCGCCTGTGGCCACATTGTCGTTTGTAATTATTGTCATGATAGGATGTGGTGTTCACTTTAAGAGAATTAGTATCCACTTTTGGGAATGACGTTAATCCAGTAGGTCAGGACTGCAATTTTTCATCAAGAGCTCATTATTCTATTCAACCACAAGGAACACCGATATTATCTGGTTGTACTCAATAAAGCCTTGCTCTCTATACTGTTGCTGCATGAGCATGTTAGAGGCATGAAAAGTGttgaaagtcttttccaataTATCTTCCTTAGTGATATTCTTCCCACAAAGATTCATTTGGGAGCTAATTCTGAATATTGTAGAGTTATACTTAACAACCGTCTTAAAATCTTGGATCCATAGGTATGTCCACTCATAATGAGCCCTTGGGAGAATCACCATTTTTGGTGATTGTATCTATTTCTCAATGCCTTCCAGAGGGCTAATGGATCTTCAACTGTTAGGTACTCGCTCTTCAATCCTTCATCAAGTGACGACAGATAAAGATCATGGTCTTCGCCTGATCTTGAGAAGATGCATTGTTTTCCTCCTTGATGGTGTCTCCAAGGTTTCCTAcctccagatggatcttggcaGCCACTACCCAGTAAGGTAGTTTTGCCCAATAATATAAGGGCAACAAAATCAAACTTGGCCAAATTCACCGTTCtctttttctgaaagaaaaatgagatgtgtaaaaacttgcaataatatgtattttaaaGGAATGaagtgttagaacttctggttttgacaaatttttcttcagGGCAAAATGATAAACACTCGAAACTTCAGACTCGAGATTTACATAATTAATGAGGAAgacgattgtaccgcaccactCTTATTGGAGTAATATAGCGTAGGATGGGCGATTATACAGCACTACTCAAGCCGcatcaaaatttaaatatgcagtaCATGGTGGACGAACATGGTGCATCATCTaaaattgcagtaaaattaaattttcaattcaagatgagcgattgtaccgcaccatctaAAATCGTAGTGAAATTAACATAAACAAACATTGGGTTAGTAATCAGGAGCTAtaccaaacaaaaaataaaaaatataaataattgttATATTGAGAACTAGGAGAAGGCATGGTGCTAGCAGATCTTGGCAATGGTACATCAAGCAAGTGAGgtagagaaggaagaagaacaaTAAGTGACACATCTTGACCTAAatcagggcgtgctggccgtcaagTGAGAGTGACataaccatgtgcacaatgcggaagcaaAATTGATATAGAGAAATAtgggtaaataaaaaaaaaacaactactAGCAAGCACTGGATAAGATAACGTGCTAatgcgagattaagtgtgaaatacacaatcagagcataaatagcctaagtgTAGTCCGACTGGACAAGtattaattatacaacacctaaaggtgatcctacatttatgatgttctgtcagaaccaccgtcgaAATCTCCGAgagccaccaaagcacttctacctaaaacctggaggggcgcaaaacaaaaagtgtgaatgggcaaaaacaaagtttttcaaaatcatttcatttctcaaaagttttaacccctcgtcgtaaaacctgtataatttcccagaaatataaTATATGCTATATCAGAAATCATGCTTCGGATGGaaatccatagaaatataccatgccaaagtatctcaatgaaatGCTATAAGTAACTagttaaaatatatcaatgccaGATATCATATCAGCCGAATCCCCCTAAATTAATCTACATAGCTgagtctatagctcataaccaatctcaaccatatcaaatcctgcacacgagtcggaaccacctaaagtggtctgtacaacaagactaggtgaaaaataaatatgctcttgtgctacgatcacgtgaagactatgcgaatgatcgcgggtcacctactattcggaaccacctaaagtggtctatacaacaagcctgtgcacctaacttggatccaaggtgggCATATGGTGCGGAAGGTGCACATCACATGAAGGACTatgccctaactctgggcgggagcactaacaccgaggtgcatGTTTATGAactctcaatacatcacatcatatcttgCATAACTGAAGTAAtttcatatctttaatttatgaacttacctggcacttacctgtgtatccgcaacaccaatcataaatatatgcaactactaatgcataaataaaataggcagatactttgcatggcatttcaaaacgtataatcattcaaattcattttctagAAAATCtcgtatataggtatatacggaaaaaccaaaagcccactcactgataagtcgaagggttgtagcccccaagcctcgattgatgacgcttgtcctcaggataggtctcacctatatgcgaaataactaaataaacgttaattaaagcatataaccaaaactagctaataacgtctcatacaatgctcaaatgggatgtttgaatataccaacgtgatctactcaacaccatgaacatccccatatttttagaaaatttttccgACTACCTACACGTCGGCTAAGGCACGGCCAAACGCACCCCCACGCGCGGTTAAACCCTAACTAAGCCTAACgaccgttaggaatattccgttgtAACCTTAATAAAAGTTGACGGCATTACTTgatgccgttagaatattccgtcagacttgatggaatattctcttTCATATTCCTTGGATCGTCGGAGACCGTCGCTGTTGTCGAAAACTGGGAAAAAGTATAAACCTTCATATCTTtttcgattctcaaccaaaattcatgcatTTTATACCACAATGAAGCTTACAACGGGTAGAACAAAACCTTATCAATTTTAAGCCCTAAAATCCACGGGATCTCTTCGAAAAAAGACACGATAATCCGACCACCTCTATAACTCGTCGAACTGAAGCTTCCCGACATCCAAAACACTCCAAAGTTACTCCCCAAGCTTCGTTTAGATGTATTAAGGCTTCCTATGACCTTAAAACTCGCTGAAAAGTCCACAATTACGACCGCATGACTCAAATCGGGAATTCTGGGTTCTCGGGTTTTCGAAGGATTCACGTTCTAAAAATGGTATAGATGTGTTCCTGAGCTCATAAGGAACACGAAGATGGCTTCCAAAACCTCGATAAGTGATTAGTGAGCTAGGTTCGAAGGTTGACCGTACGTATTGTATGGACAATGGAAGAAAaccgagagagggagagagagagagggtcaaCGGGattggttggtgtgtgtgtgtgtggtccaggttTGGCCAACCaaactaaaaacaaataaaacttaaGTTCCAAATCTTTAGGAAAGGAAATAATTGGTCAAAATATTAAGCTCAAACCACACAACTACACAACGTACTCGACGTCCAAGGGTAATTTAGACATTTCACACCATCAGAGAATATTTTTCGGGATGGGCTGTGACAATAAGATCCTTAGAGGAAGCATTTTTTGGCGAAGAGAAATGACAACTGGTTAGGGTTCAAAGTgttgtgctgataacgtgttataaataggcaaaagttaaAGAGATAATTTTTACTAGAGACTGGAGCAAAGCTGGTGTAATATATCCCACTATTTATTTTCGTAACCATAACACAAAAGGATTGCAGgtaaagaaggaaagaaagggaTATTGATATTCACTTCTATTCTGTGTATTGTGATCATATACGGAATGCTCCTTAGATAGAGTCATATCCGTGAAAAATCTTAAAAGTGAAATGAATGCATTTTGAAAAAcgtcatacaacaacaacaatgctaTTATTCTTAAGTCTTTCTCACTTTTCATCTTTGGCTAAAATATGTGGACATTTATTCCGACAACTTTTAcaacaaaatattcataaaacaaAGTCATAACAGACAAATTACAAAGTACGTAGCCTTAAAAAGACGGCATCTTACTTGAGAGTTTACTGGCTACTAATGGGTTTGTCTTGTATAAATAGATGAatagattttttaatgtgatcGGCATATAAAgtagtacaccacgtgtcattataaaaATTATAGAATATgcgtgttaaaaagttaataaataaatgttccagtcacaatgaaaaaaaattcgTATAAATGGGAGAAAGATCTATATGCTTGATTATCGGGTATTTACTGATCAACCCGTAAATTAGTCTTACACAGAACATTGTAACATCCACAGAAAGAGACAACTGGCGAGCTGAATAAAAGGAGAAAACCCATCGTCGCGAGCTCAGGTTGCTAAAGTTCTAAGCGAATCAGGAAGTATTGGGTATTCATTGCAGTTGTCCGGATCTGTCAATATAATTTTGTGATTTAGGTTTttgtgatggtttgtttatcTTTATCAAGATGGATGAATAGGAAATGAAATGGCCAGTGATTTTGGGTTCTTGTGGATGCCTCATTGTCTTAATTTTCTTGTTCATCTGTTCTTTATGAAttgaccctaagaaaagacttagagtacttggatctaacggaggacatgacacagaaccgagcgcaatgacgttctagaattcatatagccgaccccacttagtgggaaaaaactttgttgttgttgttgttgtatctgtTCTTTATGAATTAATTGCATTTTCATATAAAAGTTATAGCCTTTGACATGCATGATATGTACCAAAATATTGGGTGGGAGGAAATGAGGAGTTTGATTATCACCCCATTTGGACAAGTTTGTTTTTATGTATAGATAATGTTTTGGTATTCTTGTTCTTCATAGTAACACTATCAAGTTTTTTCGGATTGTTAATatgcatttgaaatttggtttttctttttcgctgaATAGAATTTCTAGTGGAAGTAGTGAAATTCAACGAAGGCGTGTTCATGTGAAACTTTTAAGTGTCCATTCGAGAGGACCGGTTGAGttttagaaagagaaagatgcTGAAAAGCACATTGGACAGAATTGTGAGGAGTCATCGTAATGTTACTTCTAGTTGCAGTATCAGTATCAATAGCATCAGCGGAGTTCCCAAAGAGAAGGTAGATTGCGTGGTAATAGGGGCAGGTGTGATGGGATTGGCAGTGGCGAGAGAGCTTGCTCTAAAGGGCAGAGAGGTGTTGGTGTTAGATTCAGCTCCCACCTTCAGCACTTCCACCAGCTCCCGTAACAGCGAGGTCATCCATGCCGGTATCTACTACCCGACCCATTCCCTCAAGGTACCcacaaaatcaaatataaaagtCATAAACTTTAATGTCAAGAAATTCCCAATTCTTAATTTGAATGTTGAAAGCACAATGTATCCTTTAACTTTTTAATGCATTTGGCAGGCGAAGTTTTGTGTTAGGGGAAGATATTTGCTGTACAAATATTGCTCTCATCACAATATTACTCATAAACAAATTGGTAAACTCATAGTTGCAACTGGGTCTTCCGAGATTCCCAATTTGCATAATCTAATGCATCGCGGGATTCAAAATGGAGTTGATGGTTAGGTAATGATATGGAAGGTTCAGAACCCATGAGAATGGAACCTGAATTGGCATGTTTGAAAGCGTTGCTATCACCGCTTTCTGGGATTGTGGATACACATTCCCTCATGCTATCTTTGGTGGCATTTCCATTTTGTTCTTTCTCATTTCCTATATTAGTTGCACTAGGATCAACTCAAGTACATGCTTCAGATAAAATTTCGGTATCTTTAATCGAATATTGGATTTTATACGATCTAGTATCTATCACCCTTAATCCCTATATGGGTATAGGGGGAAGCTAAAAATCATGGCACAACCTTCTCCTATAATACTACTGTTATTGGTGGCCATATTCAACAAAATCATCTATGCCTTCATGTTTCTGGAACCAAAACCCTTGAAAATTGGAATGGAAAGTTTCCATTGCAACCAGAGATGATACTTATTCCTAAACTCGTTATGAACCCTGCCGGCTTAAGTGCCCCTGCCCTTGCAAAGTGATTTGATGGCCCTCCGAACTGAACATATTCCTCCTGCCCATTTGGCTCGTGGATGCTACTTCACTTTATCAAATACTATAATCTGTCCGTTCAGACACTTGATTTATCCTATACCAGAGGATGGCAGCCTTGGTGTGCATGTTACCCTGGATTTAAATGGTCAGGTCAAGTTTGGCCCTGATGTAGAAAGGATTGATGGTGTTGATGATGTTTCAAGCTTCCTCAATAAGTACCATTTCTTTATCCCTGTTGTCCACTCTATTATATTATGTAGTACTGTCTACATTGTCCATTATGTTTATTGGTTTAAGTGGTCGTAACTCAGTCCAAAAATTTCTATCCATGCTTGTACAGTAGAGCATATTCCTTAagcctttttatttatttatatttgtgtGCATAAATTATGTTGCCTTCCTATGTTGAAACAAATTCTGGTGTCTTGCATAAGTTAGGCTTCATTAGAGCATGCATTTGGTACTAATGTTGTTGCCTCAGACAATGATCAAATGGAGCTCCTAGTCACTTATTTTCTGGTGAACCGTAAATTGTAATGTCAATATTCTTTAGGGAGGTTTTTTAGGATATATCGTTGCATATATACGTTCCCATGTTTGTTTGGATGCTTAATGCTTTTAGGCTAAAATCTTAATGACCTGATTGAGGTGCATCTGATGTTGAGTGTGATGTTGGACAATCTTAAAAACATGACAAGGCGTTGGTTACAGGTTTGACTATTGTGTATGTACGAATgtgttgatcctaaaaactacccagcctacgtggcgcgcaggcctagtaattagtaagctaactacatccttTGGTCttttgcggggcgtgccaactcgtcagccGAGCTGGGCTGagaagtaaaatatgttgatgttgcgttgggtgcgctgctaACTTCTGAATCTCCTGACTGTGGTTGAGGAAGAAacactctcggccttcgggttctagagcctgaagacaagccTGCTAGTTTTACGaaattcaatatcaaattcagctttcaaagtgccgaatgtaataacttgtaacaccttacttcgccgaaaaggctaatgagatgacctctggcaataaggattcgaaaatctttctcgaccaagacttggatagataactagtCGACCTCGACGTagtactgtttatccaaactgaaggtgcatCGTAGTCGGCcgattctacggcaacaatgctgtttatccaaactgaagatgtgttggtgaaaaagaaaataaaaaatctcaagatgtttgagaggtttcaCGTAGAGCGAGGGTTTACGCAGGGCAGCTTGTGTGTTGAATTGCAGGTCCTTTCACGTTGCGCAATGCCTCTATATTTATAGGAACAAATGTTGTGTGGTGCAGCTTCACACTACTGCAAGATTTGATTTTAATTCAAACTTGTTAGCTAGAATCCTAGTCAAAGACTTCTCCAGATAAGCAATAACCTATCTTTTAGATGCCATCATTATCTCCTAGACTCGGCAATAAATGAGGCACTGCCAAAAAACCACCTTGATCTCGTTGTTTGCCTTCCACGTGTATTGCGCTTTCCACAGCATGCCGACTACATGGCCtaccaattatatatatgtatgtatatatatatgtatatatgtatgtgtgtatatatatatatatatatatatatatatacatacatacatatatacatatatatagttgATGGCCTTTCACACGGCATGCAAGCCGTCCATCACTTGACAACTTCCTCACCATtaagaaaaacatttttttttcttatcctTCGCAGGCCTTCAAAGAACCATGCCCTCAGGCTATCTCCTAGTCCAACTAGGAAACCGTGCCCTCACATCAatgttttccttctttatttcCACCATGTGTAAAATCATTTCCCATACGTATATGCATGCGCTAACTTAAAGAATTGCAAATGAACTACAATTCTTCCACTAATATATATCACATGCAGAGAAGGACAAAGATAAGGCCATGATTAAAACCACATTATTTCTTTTAATAATACCAAA is drawn from Malus domestica chromosome 14, GDT2T_hap1 and contains these coding sequences:
- the LOC103454702 gene encoding L-2-hydroxyglutarate dehydrogenase, mitochondrial-like — translated: MLKSTLDRIVRSHRNVTSSCSISINSISGVPKEKVDCVVIGAGVMGLAVARELALKGREVLVLDSAPTFSTSTSSRNSEVIHAGIYYPTHSLKAKFCVRGRYLLYKYCSHHNITHKQIGKLIVATGSSEIPNLHNLMHRGIQNGVDG